A genomic stretch from Symbiobacterium terraclitae includes:
- a CDS encoding response regulator transcription factor, which yields MPHILVVDDEPGVLKGLRLSLEQEGFQVTTAADGREALSKFRNGDFDLIVLDLMLPEVDGLTVCREVRAAGMTPIIMLTARADDIDKILGLELGADDYLTKPFNTRELIARIRAVLRRAEAPSRAEQAGRVVVGDLVLHTRQRRAEVAGRPLDLTAREYDLLELLARHPGVVYTRQELLDLVWGYDFAGDDRTVDVHVRRIREKLEEEPSRPRYLRTKWGVGYYLEAEP from the coding sequence TTGCCGCATATCCTCGTAGTGGACGACGAGCCGGGCGTGCTGAAGGGCCTCAGGCTGAGCCTGGAGCAGGAGGGATTCCAGGTGACCACCGCCGCCGACGGGCGGGAGGCCCTGAGCAAGTTCCGCAACGGCGACTTCGACCTGATCGTGCTGGACCTGATGCTGCCCGAGGTGGACGGCCTCACCGTCTGCCGTGAGGTGCGCGCCGCCGGCATGACGCCCATCATCATGCTCACGGCCAGGGCCGACGACATCGACAAGATCCTCGGCCTGGAGCTGGGGGCGGACGACTACCTCACCAAGCCCTTCAACACCCGGGAGCTGATCGCCCGCATCCGGGCGGTCCTGCGGCGGGCCGAGGCGCCCTCCCGGGCGGAGCAGGCGGGGCGGGTGGTCGTGGGCGATCTGGTGCTCCACACCCGGCAGCGCCGGGCGGAGGTGGCGGGGCGTCCACTGGACCTGACCGCTCGGGAGTACGACCTGCTGGAGCTGCTGGCCCGCCACCCCGGGGTGGTCTACACCCGGCAGGAGCTGCTGGACCTCGTCTGGGGCTATGACTTCGCGGGCGACGACCGCACGGTGGACGTCCACGTCCGCCGCATCCGCGAGAAGCTGGAGGAGGAGCCGTCTCGGCCCCGCTACCTGCGCACCAAGTGGGGCGTGGGCTACTACCTGGAGGCCGAGCCGTGA
- a CDS encoding inorganic diphosphatase: MEEPNGRPNLLAGLGQQVTVHVDRPMGSRHPQYESLRYPVNYGYVPGTVSGDGEPIDAYLVGVDRRVGQFSGQVIAVVLRDDDVEDKLVVAPAGVTFSRGQVEALVAFQERYFRSRVVLHGPE, encoded by the coding sequence GTGGAGGAACCGAATGGGCGGCCGAACCTCCTCGCCGGGCTGGGCCAACAGGTCACGGTGCACGTGGACCGGCCGATGGGCAGCCGCCACCCGCAGTACGAGTCGCTCCGGTACCCCGTCAACTACGGCTACGTGCCCGGCACCGTCTCCGGGGACGGCGAGCCCATCGACGCCTATCTCGTCGGCGTCGACCGCCGCGTCGGCCAGTTCTCCGGCCAGGTGATCGCCGTCGTCCTCCGCGACGACGACGTGGAGGACAAGCTGGTCGTCGCCCCCGCGGGCGTGACCTTCTCCCGGGGGCAGGTCGAAGCGCTCGTGGCGTTCCAGGAGCGCTACTTCCGGAGCCGGGTGGTGCTGCACGGGCCCGAGTGA
- a CDS encoding PQQ-dependent sugar dehydrogenase: protein MEAVSTGAFDVGALVRTVVALLLTVLMGCSPAQAPGPVAVAIALEPVVDGLENPLYVTHAGDGSGRLYVLEQPGRVRVVEGGRLLEAPFLDLTDRVLSRGNEQGLLGLAFAPDFAGSGTFYVHYTGRPDGRTVLARYRLKGGDPYRGDPDSEEVLLTVEQPYANHNGGALLFGPDGCLYLALGDGGSAGDPENRAQNLESLLGKILRLDVSQPGPYRVPPDNPFVGREGRDEIWAYGLRNPWRISFDRATGDLYIADVGQNAIEEVNFQPADSRGGENYGWRVYEGSRRYAQGEAPGAVLPVAEYTHAEGGCSVTGGYVYRGKAIPGLVGTYLYGDYCTGHIWGLTRANGEWRTARLLDSNANITSFGEDEEGEVYVVDRRGTIYRIVPAG, encoded by the coding sequence GTGGAAGCGGTGTCCACAGGCGCGTTCGACGTGGGGGCCTTGGTGCGAACGGTGGTGGCGCTGCTGCTGACGGTGCTGATGGGGTGCAGCCCGGCACAGGCGCCCGGGCCGGTCGCCGTGGCCATCGCGCTGGAGCCGGTGGTCGACGGGCTGGAGAACCCGCTGTACGTCACCCATGCCGGCGACGGCAGCGGCCGGCTGTACGTGCTGGAGCAGCCGGGCCGCGTGCGGGTGGTGGAAGGAGGGCGCTTGCTCGAGGCGCCGTTCCTGGACCTGACCGACCGCGTGCTGAGCCGTGGGAACGAGCAGGGGCTGCTGGGGCTCGCCTTCGCCCCGGACTTCGCCGGGAGCGGGACCTTCTACGTGCACTACACCGGGCGTCCCGACGGGCGCACGGTGCTGGCCCGCTACCGGCTGAAGGGGGGCGACCCGTACCGGGGCGACCCCGACTCCGAGGAGGTGCTGCTGACCGTGGAGCAGCCTTACGCCAACCATAACGGTGGGGCGCTGCTCTTCGGTCCCGACGGCTGCCTCTACCTGGCGCTGGGCGACGGCGGCTCGGCCGGCGACCCGGAGAACCGGGCACAGAACCTGGAGAGCCTGCTGGGCAAGATCCTGCGGCTGGACGTCTCGCAGCCCGGCCCCTACCGCGTGCCGCCGGACAACCCGTTCGTCGGCCGGGAGGGGCGGGACGAGATCTGGGCCTACGGGCTGCGCAACCCCTGGCGGATCTCCTTCGACCGGGCGACGGGCGATCTGTACATCGCCGACGTGGGGCAGAACGCGATCGAGGAGGTCAACTTCCAGCCCGCGGACAGCCGAGGCGGTGAGAACTACGGCTGGCGCGTCTACGAGGGCTCCCGCAGGTACGCCCAGGGCGAGGCGCCGGGAGCGGTCCTCCCGGTGGCCGAGTACACCCATGCCGAGGGCGGCTGCTCCGTCACCGGCGGCTACGTCTACCGCGGGAAGGCGATCCCCGGCCTGGTGGGCACCTACCTCTACGGCGACTACTGCACCGGCCACATCTGGGGCCTGACCCGGGCGAACGGGGAGTGGCGGACGGCCCGCCTGCTCGACTCGAACGCGAACATCACCTCGTTCGGGGAGGACGAGGAGGGCGAAGTGTACGTGGTGGACCGTCGCGGGACGATCTACCGCATCGTGCCGGCGGGGTAG
- a CDS encoding DUF1294 domain-containing protein: protein MRAVKGWSPTWAELVAGLAVLYNFAVFLAYAWDKLRARRGGRRVPERTLLCLAALGGGAGAFCGTYLIRHKTRKARFTIGVPAALVAQVALAAWAVTQLR, encoded by the coding sequence GTGAGGGCCGTCAAGGGATGGAGCCCGACCTGGGCCGAGCTGGTTGCCGGCCTGGCCGTGCTGTATAACTTCGCCGTCTTCCTGGCCTACGCCTGGGACAAGCTTCGGGCCCGGCGCGGCGGCCGGCGGGTCCCGGAGCGGACCCTGCTCTGCCTGGCGGCCCTGGGCGGCGGTGCCGGGGCGTTCTGCGGAACCTACCTGATCCGGCACAAGACCCGGAAGGCCCGGTTCACCATCGGGGTGCCGGCGGCGCTGGTCGCACAGGTCGCGCTGGCGGCCTGGGCAGTCACGCAGCTTCGGTGA
- a CDS encoding metallophosphoesterase, producing MAIYAIGDPHLSLVVNKPMDVFGPRWAGHTVRFLQNWEATVGPEDVVLVPGDISWGMTIEEALPDLQEIDRLPGRKLLIQGNHDYWWQSLKKLRELPLSTISFIQNDAVLLPEGSVPGVAGPVAVCGTRGWITPGDRSWGEDPAHNEKIYLREVGRLKLSLEAGRKAGAAAYVVMLHYPPVADDHAPTGFTELLEGWGNVLLCVYGHLHGPSASQRALQGVHRGVRYQLVACDAIDFTPVDLFPPGRDVTEVDSLC from the coding sequence GTGGCCATCTACGCGATCGGCGACCCTCACCTCAGCCTGGTCGTCAACAAACCCATGGATGTCTTCGGCCCGCGCTGGGCGGGCCACACCGTTCGCTTCCTCCAGAACTGGGAGGCCACGGTCGGCCCGGAGGACGTCGTGCTGGTTCCCGGCGACATCTCATGGGGGATGACCATCGAGGAGGCCCTGCCGGACCTGCAGGAGATCGACCGGCTGCCCGGGCGCAAGCTGCTGATCCAGGGCAACCACGACTACTGGTGGCAGTCGCTGAAGAAGCTCCGGGAACTGCCGCTGAGCACCATCTCCTTCATCCAGAATGACGCCGTGCTCCTGCCTGAAGGATCGGTCCCCGGAGTCGCCGGGCCGGTGGCGGTCTGCGGCACGCGCGGGTGGATCACGCCGGGCGACCGCTCCTGGGGCGAGGACCCGGCGCATAACGAGAAGATCTACCTGCGGGAGGTCGGCCGGCTGAAGCTCTCGTTGGAGGCCGGACGCAAGGCCGGGGCTGCCGCCTACGTGGTGATGCTCCACTACCCGCCCGTGGCCGACGACCACGCGCCCACAGGGTTCACCGAGCTCCTGGAGGGATGGGGGAACGTCCTGCTCTGCGTGTACGGCCACCTTCACGGCCCGAGCGCCTCCCAGCGGGCGCTGCAGGGGGTGCACCGCGGGGTGCGCTACCAGCTGGTGGCGTGCGATGCGATCGACTTCACGCCCGTCGACCTGTTCCCGCCGGGCCGGGACGTGACCGAAGTCGACAGCCTATGCTAA
- the mntR gene encoding transcriptional regulator MntR, whose protein sequence is MRVAMATPSMEDYVEKIYELIKSKGYARVSDIANELNLQPSSVTKMVQKLAEAGYIHYERYRGLVLTPAGEMLGEEMKDRHAMLSEFLRTIGVPEETVQVDVEGIEHHVSPSTVRCLQDLTSFLRENEDVRLALAAHRRQRREQEAAEEKAQERADA, encoded by the coding sequence ATGAGGGTGGCCATGGCAACCCCGAGCATGGAAGACTACGTCGAGAAGATCTACGAACTGATCAAGTCGAAGGGTTATGCCCGGGTCAGCGACATCGCCAACGAACTGAACTTGCAGCCGTCGTCGGTCACCAAGATGGTGCAGAAGCTGGCGGAGGCGGGCTATATCCACTACGAGCGCTACCGCGGGCTCGTGCTGACGCCCGCGGGCGAGATGCTCGGCGAGGAGATGAAAGACCGGCACGCCATGCTGTCGGAGTTCCTCCGAACCATCGGCGTGCCGGAAGAGACCGTGCAGGTGGACGTGGAGGGGATCGAGCACCACGTCAGCCCGTCGACGGTGCGCTGTCTGCAGGACCTCACCTCGTTCCTGCGCGAGAACGAGGACGTCCGCCTGGCCCTGGCCGCCCACCGGCGTCAGCGCCGGGAGCAGGAGGCAGCGGAAGAGAAGGCTCAAGAGCGGGCCGACGCCTGA
- a CDS encoding MFS transporter — protein MESWRRNVLILWAAVFIASACWTMVMPFMPVFLGDDLGVTAGVTAWAGLLGAAGSGFSVLSAPLWGALGDRFGRKAMMVRAGIFLGLSYVLMSLVRSPQELLGVRIMIGALTGFIPAATALVATTTPELHLGKALSLVATGNQAGSILGPMVGGVLADLVGIRHTMILSGVFVLAATLLVLVAVREEFQRPAQQQSNVLGDMRQMLRVGPLALVLLTSILMMTSQAAMEPILVPYIKELLGPGQPNWMAGVIYSLPGVAFVIAAPWWATLGGRWGYATTVSVGLLGGALLTVPQALVGGGMAMGFFRLTAGLALASVSPGISALITEVVAREQRGKAFGLNQSAFNLGAMLGPLLGGFLGDLVGIRWVFVLTAVLLMVSAAWCWTFVRVQVQQRTGTDLSA, from the coding sequence ATGGAATCGTGGCGCAGAAACGTGTTGATCCTGTGGGCGGCAGTCTTCATCGCATCGGCCTGCTGGACCATGGTGATGCCGTTCATGCCGGTCTTCCTGGGGGATGACCTGGGCGTGACGGCGGGCGTGACGGCCTGGGCAGGACTGCTCGGCGCCGCGGGTTCCGGCTTCAGCGTCCTGAGCGCCCCGCTCTGGGGCGCCCTGGGCGACAGGTTCGGGCGCAAGGCCATGATGGTGCGGGCGGGGATCTTCCTGGGCCTCTCCTACGTGCTGATGTCCCTGGTCCGCAGCCCGCAGGAGCTGCTCGGCGTGCGCATCATGATCGGCGCACTGACCGGCTTCATCCCCGCCGCCACGGCCCTGGTGGCCACCACCACGCCCGAGCTGCACCTGGGCAAGGCGCTCTCGCTGGTGGCGACGGGCAACCAGGCCGGGTCGATCCTGGGCCCGATGGTCGGCGGCGTGCTGGCCGACCTGGTGGGCATCCGCCACACGATGATCCTGAGCGGCGTTTTCGTCCTGGCCGCCACGCTGCTGGTGCTGGTCGCGGTGCGGGAGGAGTTCCAGCGGCCCGCCCAGCAGCAGAGCAACGTGCTGGGCGACATGCGCCAGATGCTGCGGGTCGGGCCGCTGGCGCTGGTGCTGCTGACCAGCATTCTCATGATGACCTCGCAGGCGGCCATGGAGCCGATCCTGGTTCCCTATATCAAGGAGCTGCTGGGCCCCGGCCAGCCCAACTGGATGGCCGGCGTGATCTACTCGCTGCCCGGCGTGGCGTTCGTGATCGCCGCCCCCTGGTGGGCGACCCTGGGCGGGAGGTGGGGATACGCCACCACGGTCTCGGTCGGGCTCCTCGGCGGGGCCCTGCTCACCGTCCCGCAGGCCCTGGTGGGCGGGGGCATGGCCATGGGCTTCTTCCGGCTGACGGCGGGCCTCGCCCTGGCGTCGGTGAGCCCGGGGATCTCCGCGCTGATCACCGAGGTCGTCGCCCGGGAGCAGCGGGGGAAGGCGTTCGGCCTGAACCAGTCGGCCTTTAACCTCGGCGCCATGCTGGGCCCGCTGCTGGGGGGCTTCCTGGGCGACCTCGTCGGCATCCGCTGGGTCTTCGTGCTGACCGCGGTCCTGCTGATGGTCTCGGCCGCGTGGTGCTGGACCTTCGTGCGGGTGCAGGTACAGCAGCGGACCGGCACCGACCTGTCGGCATAG
- the fliN gene encoding flagellar motor switch protein FliN: MSNKLSQSEIDALVASLLANDSASQAKPPGQGVEAPKQDAATEGQQPAAPGPAEYESAVDLGPVTQAELDAAAVAARAARRGGPQAGGGAAGAAPAATAAPIAAAAPTAAAGPAAAAGSGAGAARSTGVSAAGAGAGASGSHAAAGPAPVVRRLPAGLRDALLDIELTLSVELGRTRLPLGDILEMGPGSVITLNRMANEPLDVRVSQLPIMKAEVIAIGENYGIRIVETKLETDKAS; the protein is encoded by the coding sequence GTGTCCAACAAGCTGTCCCAGAGCGAAATTGACGCACTGGTAGCCAGCCTGCTGGCCAACGACAGCGCGTCGCAGGCAAAACCGCCGGGCCAGGGGGTGGAAGCCCCCAAACAGGACGCCGCCACCGAGGGCCAGCAGCCCGCTGCGCCCGGACCGGCCGAGTATGAGTCGGCCGTCGACCTCGGGCCCGTCACGCAGGCGGAACTGGACGCCGCCGCGGTCGCCGCGCGCGCCGCCCGGAGGGGCGGCCCGCAGGCAGGGGGCGGTGCGGCCGGCGCCGCACCGGCTGCCACCGCAGCGCCCATCGCTGCCGCAGCGCCCACCGCCGCCGCAGGGCCCGCGGCTGCCGCAGGGTCCGGTGCGGGTGCGGCGCGCAGCACGGGCGTTTCGGCCGCGGGCGCCGGAGCCGGCGCGTCCGGTTCCCATGCCGCAGCAGGGCCGGCGCCGGTCGTCAGACGGCTCCCGGCAGGGCTGCGGGACGCGCTCCTGGACATCGAACTCACGCTGAGCGTGGAACTGGGCAGGACCCGGCTGCCGCTGGGGGACATCCTGGAGATGGGCCCCGGTTCGGTCATCACCCTGAACCGCATGGCCAACGAGCCGCTGGACGTCAGGGTAAGCCAGCTGCCCATCATGAAGGCCGAGGTGATCGCCATCGGCGAGAACTACGGCATCCGGATCGTCGAGACAAAGCTGGAGACCGACAAGGCGTCCTAG